The following nucleotide sequence is from Scheffersomyces stipitis CBS 6054 chromosome 4, complete sequence.
tcagcttcttctctcaacttcactaattgatatttcaattattcATATCTGTCTTTGCTCTGCCATGTCCTTTGTTGGCGTGTTGGACTCCAATAGCCACAAGACCATGTGGTCCAGAGCCGTAATGTCGCTTGCGGCCATCTCCGACCACATCAAGTTCATTATAACTAAACAGTCACTTTCGCTTTCTGCGGTCAATTCTGCAAAGACATCTCATGGAgaaatcatcttcaacaggAGCTTTTTTCACGACTACTATGTGGATTTCTCTGACATACTTCCAGAAGGCTACGGGCAAGAGACTGACGAGCAGCTGTCCCGCAATGGCCCAAGTGGTCATAGTAATAATGATGGTGTAGACTCTGATTCTGGTTCATACTCTTTTCTTATCAACTCCAAACATTTAGCTACGTTGTTCAAAAACTTGGATGCCAATAATTTGGACTACATCTGCTTCAAAATCTACTGGTCTGTTTCCGCTCCTGAGACGATGAAATACAAATTTCTTATTGAGATcaagacgaagaagctCATCATTAAGAAATACCAGACAAACTACCAGCCAgtcttcagaaacaagGTTAAAGTAGCCCAGATCTATAGGCAAGAACTACAAAGTACtcaagagcaagaagaaaatactGGATCTATCGTCGAAAACAGAATCAACCATATTCTGATAGAGCATATCATCCCCAAACAATTTCTCGATATGATCCCAGCAACGACtgaagacttcaagattgaCGTTAAGAACGAAAAGATCCTGTTTAGCGGATACACCAAACAAGTGTTGAAGGACAGAGAGTACTTGAAACAGCCGATGTCGGTCACTATCaccttgaacttggacGAGCTCGTAAGCACAAATCTCTCTCAGCTAATGTCTGGCGAAGAGCCCATGAAAAAATGTATAAACTACCGTTTGAAAGATTTCCGCaactttctcaacttgataGGCTCAttctcatcaacttcagTAAGCGAAGGCGATGAGTATATaaacttgaacaaaatcGACAGCGGCGAGTCGTTTGAAATACTCTTCAAGAACCCAGGTGATCCTGTGCTTTTTGAATCGCAAAATAATCCTCATGTCTTCATTCAGTTTATTCAATTAACAGCCAAGGACGAAAATACGGATGCAGAAACTACAAATCGTGTAAGTACGGAAGATCCACGAAAAGCAAAGATGGCTTTATCATTGCTTGGACATACTATTCACCGAATTGAAAGAGTAGAAGAACCAGTTAGTAGACCAATAGCAGTAAGTCAGTTACCAGCTCCTTCTCAACCCCTCAATATTCCTAGATTGCATTCTAACCGTCCCTCCGGGAGACTTCCTGACACAAGAACAAGTGTAGTTGTTCCTATCCACAGAACACCAGAGCCAAGTCAGAACATCCCTTCATCAATGGAAGTGGAAGATTTCGTAACCTACAGAAAGGAATCAACTCCTCCTTCTGCCCgcagaaagagaagactACAGGAAATGTCGGAACCTAGTAGACCTACTCCAagaaagaaccagaaatctgctgttgctgatgaTACTGATTATTCAGATACTGATGACGAAACgaatagaaatgaaaacCAAAATCAAGCCAGTGAGAAAGAGATCTCATACGGGCCTACCCAACTCAACAACAGACCCAAGTCGATCTTTTGATAGTCGAGCTTCGT
It contains:
- a CDS encoding DNA damage checkpoint protein, translated to MSFVGVLDSNSHKTMWSRAVMSLAAISDHIKFIITKQSLSLSAVNSAKTSHGEIIFNRSFFHDYYVDFSDILPEGYGQETDEQLNNDGVDSDSGSYSFLINSKHLATLFKNLDANNLDYICFKIYWSVSAPETMKYKFLIEIKTKKLIIKKYQTNYQPVFRNKVKVAQIYRQELQSTQEQEENTGSIVENRINHISIEHIIPKQFLDMIPATTEDFKIDVKNEKISFSGYTKQVLKDREYLKQPMSVTITLNLDELVSTNLSQLMSGEEPMKKCINYRLKDFRNFLNLIGSFSSTSVSEGDEYINLNKIDSGESFEILFKNPGDPVLFESQNNPHVFIQFIQLTAKDENTDAETTNRVSTEDPRKAKMALSLLGHTIHRIERVEEPVSRPIAVSQLPAPSQPLNIPRLHSNRPSGRLPDTRTSVVVPIHRTPEPSQNIPSSMEVEDFVTYRKESTPPSARRKRRLQEMSEPSRPTPRKNQKSAVADDTDYSDTDDETNRNENQNQASEKEISYGPTQLNNRPKSIF